The following coding sequences are from one Nitrospirota bacterium window:
- a CDS encoding MarR family transcriptional regulator — MKPVAELPDLQDDPYLKVVRPLVEAYLAFWREDNRHIRSLRLTPSQFDVIVTLGDTDGLTCSELSVRTLVTKGTLTGVLDRLEAKGLILRDAVTGDRRCTKIKLTGKGEALFRKTFAAHISFLRPRFERAVTQKEADQLRTLLLRVRDSFLDPVKPPV; from the coding sequence ATGAAACCCGTGGCTGAACTGCCTGACCTCCAAGACGATCCCTACCTGAAAGTCGTGCGACCGCTGGTCGAGGCGTACCTGGCCTTCTGGCGCGAAGACAATCGCCATATCCGGTCCCTTCGCTTGACCCCGTCCCAGTTCGACGTCATTGTCACCTTGGGCGACACGGATGGGCTGACCTGCTCCGAGTTGTCCGTCCGCACCCTGGTCACCAAGGGCACACTGACCGGCGTGCTGGACCGGCTGGAAGCCAAGGGCCTCATCCTGCGCGATGCCGTGACCGGGGACCGGCGGTGTACCAAGATCAAGCTGACGGGCAAAGGCGAGGCATTGTTCCGCAAGACCTTTGCGGCCCACATCTCCTTCTTGCGGCCTCGCTTCGAGCGGGCGGTGACGCAAAAAGAAGCGGACCAACTCCGCACCTTGCTGCTCCGTGTCCGCGACAGCTTCCTGGATCCGGTGAAACCACCAGTGTGA
- a CDS encoding HEAT repeat domain-containing protein yields the protein MMRVRNQRGQANVTAVLTLIGLVVAAVWAWKRTPPEVQDRVLEQALPLTLLGLAGVVLVWVGVRKIRRRRQTSRERDRLIGLFRQATTTQQRLDLAFALVELNGYRPEGLEPVAAPMTELLMHTLKTALGDKQHRVRGMAASHLGALRAKEAIPLLLLALEDDHAYVRASAALALGRMRAAEAKQKLTYVMQEDWDQTVRSRAREALERLA from the coding sequence ATGATGCGCGTACGGAATCAGCGGGGGCAGGCGAACGTGACCGCGGTGCTCACCCTAATCGGCCTGGTCGTTGCGGCGGTCTGGGCCTGGAAGCGGACGCCGCCCGAGGTCCAGGACCGGGTCCTCGAGCAAGCCCTGCCGCTGACGTTGCTGGGGCTCGCCGGCGTGGTGCTCGTGTGGGTGGGAGTCAGGAAAATTCGCCGCCGCCGACAGACCAGCCGGGAGCGGGACCGGTTGATCGGCTTGTTCCGGCAAGCCACCACGACTCAGCAACGACTCGATCTGGCCTTTGCCCTCGTCGAGTTGAACGGGTATCGACCGGAGGGGCTGGAGCCGGTCGCGGCGCCGATGACCGAACTGTTGATGCACACCCTCAAGACGGCCTTGGGTGACAAGCAGCACCGTGTGCGGGGGATGGCCGCCAGTCACCTGGGCGCATTGCGGGCCAAGGAGGCCATCCCCCTGTTACTGCTGGCGCTGGAGGACGACCATGCCTACGTGCGGGCCAGCGCGGCGCTGGCCTTGGGGCGGATGCGGGCGGCCGAGGCAAAACAGAAGCTGACTTACGTGATGCAGGAGGATTGGGATCAAACGGTGCGGAGCCGGGCGCGGGAAGCGCTGGAGCGGTTGGCGTAG
- a CDS encoding nitrate reductase translates to MEGMSRFLVCPPDYFSIDYEINPWMRLSNRVQPDRARLQWRGLMEVLADKIGATLERMEPVPGLPDMVFTANAGSVLGRKAVPSRFRHPERRREELFFDRWFRNHGYEVTQLDEGLYFEGAGDLLGFPDTWFGGYRQRSDIRAYSRLSEIFGREIIPVELVDRRFYHLDTCFCPLSGGELLYYPPAFDLYAQKVIADRIGQDLCVAVPESEALRFACNAVCVEQQVVLPDGCAETMALLAARGYEPYAVPLDEFMKAGGSAKCLTLALDCM, encoded by the coding sequence ATGGAAGGGATGAGCCGCTTTCTCGTCTGTCCGCCGGATTATTTTTCCATCGACTACGAGATCAATCCCTGGATGCGCCTCTCCAACCGCGTCCAGCCCGATCGTGCGCGGCTCCAATGGCGGGGTTTGATGGAGGTGCTTGCCGACAAGATCGGCGCTACACTGGAGCGGATGGAGCCGGTGCCAGGTCTGCCGGACATGGTGTTCACCGCGAATGCCGGATCCGTGCTGGGCCGGAAGGCCGTGCCGAGCCGGTTCCGGCATCCGGAGCGCCGGCGGGAGGAGCTGTTCTTCGACCGGTGGTTTCGGAACCATGGATATGAGGTGACGCAGTTGGATGAAGGCCTCTATTTCGAAGGAGCGGGCGATCTCCTGGGCTTTCCCGACACCTGGTTCGGCGGGTATCGCCAGCGCAGCGACATCCGGGCCTACAGTCGCTTGAGCGAGATCTTCGGACGGGAAATCATTCCGGTCGAACTGGTGGACCGGCGGTTCTATCACCTCGATACCTGCTTCTGTCCGCTCAGCGGGGGGGAATTGCTCTACTATCCCCCCGCGTTCGACCTCTATGCCCAGAAGGTCATTGCGGATCGGATCGGTCAGGATCTGTGTGTGGCGGTGCCCGAGTCGGAGGCGCTTCGCTTTGCCTGCAACGCGGTCTGCGTCGAGCAACAGGTGGTGCTGCCCGATGGGTGTGCCGAGACAATGGCGCTGCTCGCGGCCCGCGGCTACGAGCCCTACGCGGTTCCACTCGATGAGTTCATGAAGGCGGGCGGCTCCGCCAAGTGTCTGACGTTGGCACTGGACTGCATGTGA
- a CDS encoding carotenoid 1,2-hydratase, with protein MAPITGPRRLVPDQGEVRLSHSIPLVRRDRAGWCLLLACLLAGILLAIPASGPATVPAEPPSPGVYRHPEPGYVYRFPRDHGSHEEFRTEWWYYTGHLSTKSGRRFGYQLTFFRRGVTQEAARKNPSRWAIRHLYLAHVALTDLDRSRFSYAEKLSRAGLGKAGADPGQLHVWIDRWKAEASPAEPHHHHLQATGDDFALDLTVASEKQPVVHGQGGVSRKGAAPEQASHYYSLTRLSTSGTITVAGAVLPVTGLSWMDHEFGSGDLGANQVGWDWFGIQLDNRTDVMLYRLRLADGTIDPASSGSLILPDGRVQALAASDVRVEVLEFWTSRLSGAHYPARWRIAIPSADLMLEVTPELTNQELLTTRSTQVTYWEGAARITGTQRGMPLAGAGYVELTGYAERFRPRL; from the coding sequence ATGGCCCCGATCACCGGGCCTCGTCGGCTTGTGCCCGACCAGGGCGAGGTGCGTTTGTCACATTCCATCCCCCTAGTCCGCCGAGATCGTGCCGGTTGGTGTCTGCTCCTCGCCTGCCTCTTGGCCGGCATCCTGCTGGCCATCCCTGCATCGGGCCCTGCGACGGTCCCCGCTGAACCGCCCTCGCCGGGGGTTTACCGCCACCCTGAGCCCGGATACGTCTATCGCTTTCCGCGCGACCATGGGTCCCATGAGGAGTTTCGGACGGAATGGTGGTACTACACCGGCCATCTGTCCACCAAGAGTGGGCGGCGGTTCGGCTATCAACTGACGTTTTTCCGGCGAGGGGTCACGCAGGAGGCGGCCCGGAAGAATCCGTCCCGTTGGGCGATCCGCCATCTCTACTTGGCCCACGTGGCCCTGACCGATCTGGATCGCTCCCGGTTCTCCTATGCCGAAAAACTGAGCCGGGCCGGCCTCGGCAAGGCGGGGGCCGACCCTGGCCAACTCCACGTCTGGATCGACCGTTGGAAGGCCGAAGCGTCTCCCGCCGAACCGCATCACCATCACCTCCAGGCCACCGGAGACGATTTTGCACTGGACCTGACGGTTGCGTCCGAGAAACAACCTGTTGTCCACGGCCAAGGCGGTGTCAGCCGCAAAGGGGCCGCGCCTGAACAGGCCTCTCATTATTACTCGCTGACTCGCTTGTCGACGTCAGGCACCATCACCGTCGCGGGGGCAGTCCTGCCGGTCACCGGATTGAGTTGGATGGACCACGAGTTTGGCTCCGGCGACCTTGGCGCAAACCAGGTCGGCTGGGATTGGTTCGGCATCCAGTTGGACAACCGGACGGACGTGATGCTCTACCGGCTGCGCCTGGCGGACGGCACGATCGATCCCGCCTCCAGCGGAAGCCTGATCCTCCCGGACGGACGGGTGCAAGCGCTGGCGGCATCGGACGTCCGCGTTGAAGTCTTGGAGTTCTGGACGAGCCGGCTCAGCGGCGCCCACTATCCGGCTCGATGGAGGATTGCGATTCCATCGGCGGACCTGATGCTGGAGGTGACCCCGGAGCTCACCAACCAGGAACTGCTCACCACCCGCAGCACCCAGGTGACCTACTGGGAAGGGGCCGCCCGGATCACCGGCACTCAGCGAGGCATGCCACTGGCAGGGGCAGGCTACGTAGAGCTGACCGGCTACGCCGAGCGCTTTCGGCCACGCCTCTGA
- a CDS encoding Lon family ATP-dependent protease has product MPIDPGRGPSGEDAEFHVPEHIPVFPLPNVVFFPKTYLPLHIFEPRYREMVTDAVAGGQCVGMALLKEGWEEDYYGNPPVFDMGCVGRLVSVQPLPDGRFNILLQGLSRFEICEQFYEKSYRRARVRLIPNDGAVSLEPATRAALVRLLDTYLSSSDDGHQWEGLLRQAVDDEALVNSLASYLDLTPLEKQFLMEADSLHQRARRLNDLLEFKLQERGGVKGWG; this is encoded by the coding sequence ATGCCAATCGATCCGGGGCGCGGCCCCTCCGGCGAGGATGCGGAGTTTCATGTGCCGGAACACATCCCGGTCTTCCCTCTTCCCAACGTCGTGTTTTTCCCCAAAACGTACCTGCCGCTGCACATCTTTGAGCCTCGTTACCGCGAGATGGTCACCGACGCGGTGGCCGGGGGGCAGTGCGTCGGGATGGCGCTTCTGAAGGAAGGCTGGGAAGAAGATTACTACGGGAATCCACCGGTTTTTGACATGGGCTGTGTCGGGCGGCTGGTGAGTGTGCAGCCGTTGCCCGACGGCCGGTTCAACATTCTGTTGCAAGGCTTGTCCCGGTTTGAGATCTGCGAACAGTTTTATGAGAAAAGCTATCGGCGGGCCAGGGTCCGGCTCATACCGAACGACGGTGCGGTGAGCCTGGAACCGGCCACCAGGGCGGCGCTGGTTCGGCTCCTGGATACCTACCTGAGCTCGAGCGACGACGGGCATCAGTGGGAAGGGTTGTTGCGTCAAGCGGTGGACGATGAGGCGCTGGTCAACAGTCTGGCCAGCTACCTCGATCTGACCCCGCTCGAAAAACAGTTTCTGATGGAGGCAGATAGTCTGCATCAGCGGGCCCGCCGTCTCAACGATCTGCTGGAGTTCAAACTACAGGAGCGCGGCGGCGTGAAAGGTTGGGGATGA
- a CDS encoding TIGR00300 family protein codes for MTNAQETVLLQGHIIDSLILAKVLDAILMLGGAFELLDVQIGSQRDQPSQARILIRAPSGQQLADILQAIQPHGARVERESDCGTEPAPADGILPPTFYATTHLPTQVRLGGQWIDVEGIEMDVAIRVGADTATAQAVPMGQVRQGDRIVIGREGVRVLPLERPKERDVFSFMQAQVSSERPHRHIIADIAGRMTVLREGYREARSGGRQDCLVLLVGGPAIVHAGGRDALTWLIESEFIHVLFGGNALAAHDMEAHLYGTSLGYGLSAGRAVSHGHEHHLRTINRIRAIGSIEQAVASGVITGGIMAASVRHDVRMVLAGSIRDDGPLPGVITDSVQAQAAMRAALPGVRLALLVASTLHAVATGNLLPATVPTVCVDVNPSVPTKLADRGSFQAVGLVMDAASFLRELARELGWKG; via the coding sequence ATGACGAACGCGCAGGAAACGGTCCTCCTCCAGGGCCATATCATCGACTCCCTCATCCTGGCCAAGGTTCTTGACGCGATTCTCATGTTGGGCGGCGCCTTCGAGCTGCTCGACGTGCAGATCGGAAGCCAGCGCGACCAACCTTCACAGGCCCGAATTCTCATCCGGGCTCCGTCCGGCCAACAGCTTGCGGACATCCTGCAGGCCATCCAGCCGCACGGCGCGCGGGTCGAGCGGGAGTCCGACTGTGGCACCGAGCCTGCGCCGGCGGACGGCATCCTTCCCCCCACGTTTTACGCCACGACCCATTTGCCGACCCAGGTCAGGCTCGGCGGGCAATGGATCGACGTTGAGGGCATTGAAATGGATGTGGCGATACGCGTAGGGGCCGACACCGCAACGGCCCAGGCGGTTCCCATGGGGCAGGTTCGACAAGGAGACCGGATCGTCATCGGGCGGGAGGGTGTCCGGGTCCTGCCGCTGGAGCGGCCCAAGGAGCGCGACGTCTTCAGCTTCATGCAAGCCCAGGTGTCGTCCGAGCGGCCACACCGGCATATCATCGCCGATATCGCCGGCCGGATGACGGTTCTGCGCGAGGGCTACAGAGAGGCGCGCAGCGGAGGCCGTCAAGACTGCCTGGTGTTGCTGGTGGGAGGCCCGGCCATTGTCCATGCTGGCGGGCGCGATGCCTTGACCTGGCTCATCGAATCCGAGTTCATCCACGTGCTCTTCGGAGGGAACGCGCTGGCGGCGCACGACATGGAGGCGCACCTCTATGGGACGTCGCTCGGTTACGGCCTCTCGGCCGGTCGGGCCGTGTCGCATGGTCACGAGCACCATCTGCGCACGATCAATCGCATCCGGGCGATCGGCAGCATCGAGCAGGCGGTGGCGTCGGGAGTCATCACCGGCGGCATCATGGCGGCCTCGGTCCGTCACGATGTCCGCATGGTCCTGGCCGGATCCATCCGGGACGACGGGCCGCTGCCGGGCGTGATCACGGACTCGGTCCAGGCCCAGGCGGCCATGCGGGCCGCCTTGCCGGGGGTGAGGCTGGCGCTGCTGGTGGCGTCCACGCTGCATGCTGTCGCGACGGGGAATCTGCTGCCGGCCACGGTGCCCACCGTCTGCGTGGACGTAAACCCTTCCGTGCCCACCAAGCTGGCCGACCGGGGCAGCTTTCAGGCGGTCGGGCTCGTCATGGACGCGGCCTCGTTCCTGCGGGAACTGGCGCGGGAACTGGGATGGAAGGGATGA
- a CDS encoding ABC transporter produces MNEYRQEIAALTMRWVRRLSREKFSMLFTLIQPMLFWLIFFGNLFQRAADVQVVQAPNYISFLTAGVVVMTVLNNGLAGGVDLLFDKENGFLERLMSTPIHRTSVILSRFLFVTTVTSLQVLVILGVAFLFGVTPATGFFGVAVILLIGMLFGVGLTAISMAMAFSVKSHGDFFSVLGFLSLPMIFLSSALVPLSAMPKFMAMLAVLNPMTWAIDAIRPLILTGWADALRPLGIVLLIMVAFDALCLYGSAKAFRRAIG; encoded by the coding sequence ATGAACGAATACCGACAGGAGATTGCCGCGCTCACGATGCGCTGGGTCCGCCGGCTGAGCCGCGAGAAGTTCAGCATGTTGTTCACGCTGATCCAGCCGATGCTGTTCTGGTTGATTTTTTTCGGCAACCTCTTTCAGCGCGCCGCCGACGTGCAGGTGGTGCAGGCGCCCAATTACATCAGCTTCCTCACGGCGGGCGTGGTGGTGATGACCGTGCTCAACAACGGGCTGGCGGGCGGAGTGGACCTGCTGTTCGACAAGGAAAACGGGTTTCTGGAGCGGCTGATGTCCACGCCCATCCACCGGACCTCCGTGATTCTGAGCCGGTTTCTCTTCGTGACGACGGTGACCTCGTTGCAAGTCCTGGTGATTCTGGGCGTGGCCTTCCTATTCGGCGTCACGCCGGCGACCGGCTTCTTCGGTGTGGCGGTGATCCTGCTCATCGGGATGCTGTTCGGCGTGGGGCTGACGGCCATTTCCATGGCCATGGCCTTCTCGGTCAAAAGCCACGGGGATTTCTTCTCTGTGCTGGGCTTCCTCTCCCTGCCCATGATTTTTCTCAGCTCGGCTTTGGTCCCGCTGTCCGCCATGCCCAAGTTCATGGCCATGTTGGCGGTGCTCAATCCAATGACCTGGGCTATCGACGCGATCCGACCGTTGATTCTGACCGGGTGGGCGGATGCCCTGCGACCTCTGGGCATTGTGCTGCTGATCATGGTGGCCTTCGACGCCCTGTGCCTGTACGGGAGTGCGAAGGCGTTTCGCCGTGCGATCGGGTGA
- a CDS encoding MBL fold metallo-hydrolase has translation MGSWPGLPSRVMRLTILGSGTNVHPARAASGYLVRTDRIFLMDFGPRTLMNLIKTGVDRHRITHILFSHFHADHFADFIPFFFDAVYYAKHVGRREDLTIIGPRGTKRLFGVMLHTFPGFGTAPFRITIREVADRSFRIGKTRITARTVAHSPRLHCLGYRVRYGKKTLVYSGDAMYCDGLLALCRKADAAVLDCSFPENRPGPGHMHAGDCGRVAQEAGVRRLILSHFYPIAERYDVARQAGRRFDGRITVGRDLMTVRL, from the coding sequence ATGGGTTCATGGCCAGGGCTGCCCTCTCGCGTGATGCGCCTGACCATCCTCGGCTCCGGCACCAACGTCCATCCCGCCCGCGCCGCTTCCGGATACCTGGTCCGGACGGACCGGATCTTCCTGATGGACTTCGGCCCCCGCACCCTCATGAACCTCATCAAGACCGGCGTGGACCGGCATCGGATCACCCACATCCTGTTTTCGCATTTCCATGCCGATCACTTCGCAGATTTTATTCCCTTTTTCTTCGATGCGGTCTACTATGCCAAGCATGTCGGCAGACGCGAGGACCTGACGATCATCGGCCCGCGCGGCACGAAGCGGCTGTTCGGCGTCATGCTGCACACCTTCCCCGGGTTCGGGACCGCTCCATTCCGCATCACGATCCGCGAAGTGGCCGACCGGAGCTTTCGCATCGGCAAAACGCGGATCACCGCGCGCACGGTGGCGCACAGTCCTCGGCTGCACTGTCTGGGGTATCGGGTGCGCTACGGCAAGAAGACGCTGGTCTACTCGGGCGATGCGATGTATTGCGACGGTTTGCTCGCGCTCTGCCGCAAGGCGGATGCGGCCGTCTTGGACTGTTCATTCCCCGAGAACCGCCCGGGCCCCGGCCACATGCACGCGGGGGACTGTGGCAGGGTGGCGCAGGAAGCCGGCGTCAGGCGCCTGATCCTGTCGCACTTTTATCCGATCGCTGAACGCTACGACGTCGCGCGGCAGGCCGGACGCCGGTTCGACGGCCGGATTACGGTGGGCCGCGACTTAATGACGGTGCGCCTGTGA
- a CDS encoding ATP-binding cassette domain-containing protein, producing the protein MMEQSVAIDVSKLGKKYDGVVAIQDLSFQIRTGEIFALLGPNGAGKSTTLRILITLLRPTSGQATVLGYDVVRDADRVRRLIGYVPQERAIDRFLTGREHLLLLGDLYHLSKEESLRRIAELLKLVDLEGKADQPAKTYSGGMKRKLDIACGLLPNPKILFLDEPTLGLDVQSRLRIWDYVRQLRKRGITVVMTTNYLDEADQLCDRLAIIDGGHIKALGSPTELKSGLGGDIVSVTVGSAALARVEPLAAALKGLPSIRAISAKPTGLDIRVESPEKALPAILETANRLACPVEFIEYHRPRLDDVFVAHTGHAIREEFPAAEEEV; encoded by the coding sequence ATGATGGAGCAGTCGGTCGCCATTGATGTGTCCAAGTTGGGCAAGAAGTATGACGGCGTCGTCGCCATCCAGGATCTCTCGTTCCAGATCCGGACGGGAGAAATTTTCGCCCTCCTGGGGCCCAATGGGGCAGGCAAAAGCACGACCCTGCGAATTCTCATCACGCTGCTGCGCCCGACCTCCGGCCAGGCGACGGTGCTGGGGTATGATGTCGTTCGGGATGCGGATCGCGTCCGCCGGCTGATCGGCTATGTGCCCCAAGAGCGGGCCATCGATCGATTCCTGACCGGGCGCGAGCATCTGCTGCTGCTGGGCGACTTGTACCATCTGTCGAAGGAGGAAAGCCTCCGCCGCATTGCGGAACTGCTCAAGCTGGTGGATTTGGAAGGCAAGGCGGATCAGCCGGCCAAGACCTACTCGGGCGGGATGAAGCGGAAGCTGGACATCGCCTGCGGCCTGTTGCCGAATCCCAAGATCCTCTTCTTGGACGAACCGACGTTGGGGCTGGACGTCCAGAGCCGTCTCCGTATCTGGGACTATGTCCGGCAACTGCGGAAACGGGGCATCACCGTCGTGATGACGACCAACTATCTTGACGAGGCGGACCAGCTGTGCGATCGGCTGGCCATCATCGACGGGGGGCATATCAAGGCGCTGGGGTCACCGACAGAGTTGAAATCGGGCTTGGGCGGGGACATCGTGTCCGTGACCGTCGGCTCGGCGGCGTTGGCACGGGTGGAGCCGTTGGCCGCTGCGCTCAAAGGGCTTCCCTCCATTCGAGCAATCAGCGCCAAGCCGACGGGGCTGGACATTCGGGTGGAATCTCCCGAGAAGGCCTTGCCGGCGATCCTGGAGACGGCCAACCGGCTGGCGTGTCCGGTGGAATTCATCGAGTACCACCGGCCCAGGCTGGACGATGTGTTCGTGGCCCACACGGGCCATGCCATCCGCGAGGAATTCCCCGCAGCCGAGGAAGAGGTCTAG
- a CDS encoding cytochrome C, whose protein sequence is MRIRLALAAALASASYGVHVAEPSTPPHKPSKQAETATLERGRYLVKLGGCNDCHTPGYAQSGGAVDEKQWLAGDKLGWRGPWGTTYATNLRLYMQTMTEDQWVQAARTLQTRPPMPWFTIRTIHERDLRAMYRFIKHLGPAGEQAPSALPPDQEPPQPYVQFPHPPK, encoded by the coding sequence CTGCGCATTCGTCTCGCCCTCGCTGCAGCACTTGCATCCGCATCGTACGGTGTCCATGTCGCCGAGCCGTCGACGCCCCCGCACAAACCGAGCAAGCAGGCCGAGACAGCGACACTGGAGCGGGGGCGCTACCTCGTCAAACTCGGCGGGTGCAACGACTGCCACACGCCGGGCTACGCCCAGTCCGGAGGCGCGGTGGATGAGAAGCAATGGCTGGCGGGCGACAAGCTCGGCTGGCGCGGGCCCTGGGGCACCACCTACGCCACCAACCTCAGGCTCTACATGCAGACCATGACCGAAGACCAGTGGGTGCAGGCGGCCCGCACCCTGCAAACACGTCCCCCCATGCCCTGGTTCACGATCCGCACGATCCATGAACGCGACTTGCGCGCCATGTACCGGTTCATCAAGCATCTTGGACCGGCCGGTGAACAGGCGCCCTCGGCTCTCCCGCCGGATCAGGAGCCGCCGCAGCCATACGTCCAGTTTCCGCATCCTCCCAAATGA
- a CDS encoding histidine phosphatase family protein → MEPVVGPACTSRTKQRPLLQGPDRLRTIIMPTIFLVRHGETDWNRSGQIMGEQPVPLNEQGLAQAQRLASLLMNRPIRAIHSSPVARARQTAEILTSAINVPVTIDRGLTEIGVGRWEGLYWKDLADQIIRQDLYRKPHEARPPGGETLREVQERAVAVVERACAIQSEGPLLFVSHADVLRAILAHYLKLDLATIRQVRISHAALTAIEVHGGLTDLVCLNYPPDPSIL, encoded by the coding sequence ATGGAGCCCGTAGTTGGACCCGCGTGCACATCGCGGACAAAACAGCGTCCCCTCCTGCAGGGGCCTGACAGGCTCCGGACAATCATTATGCCGACGATATTTCTGGTTCGACACGGAGAGACCGACTGGAACCGGAGCGGGCAAATCATGGGCGAGCAGCCCGTGCCCTTGAATGAGCAGGGCTTGGCACAAGCACAACGATTGGCAAGCTTGTTGATGAACCGCCCGATCCGCGCAATCCACTCAAGCCCGGTTGCACGAGCGCGGCAAACCGCGGAGATCCTCACCTCGGCGATAAACGTCCCCGTGACGATCGACCGAGGGCTGACCGAGATCGGCGTGGGCCGGTGGGAAGGACTCTACTGGAAGGATCTTGCCGATCAGATCATCCGGCAGGACTTGTACCGCAAGCCCCACGAAGCCCGTCCACCCGGCGGCGAAACCTTGCGCGAGGTCCAGGAGCGCGCCGTGGCCGTGGTGGAACGGGCCTGCGCAATACAATCGGAAGGCCCGCTCCTTTTTGTGTCCCATGCCGACGTCTTGCGCGCGATCCTGGCCCATTATCTCAAGCTGGACCTGGCCACCATACGACAGGTGCGCATCAGCCATGCAGCACTCACAGCGATTGAGGTTCATGGAGGCCTGACAGACCTTGTGTGCCTGAACTATCCTCCCGATCCGTCAATTCTATAA
- a CDS encoding tRNA pseudouridine(13) synthase TruD: MVPEQSLPFLTATVPGIGGTIRTTPEDFRVEERPLYLPCGQGEHLYLSVTKRGLATPQMVDWFSSRLGVKARCIGVAGLKDARAVTTQMVSVQGVTPERIAQLPSDEHLLSITILGRHRNRLRTGHHAGNGFRLVIRGVRPCAAESVPAILDQLGTRGLPNYFGPQRQGRDGLNYSTGAALLVDPARRAKMPKPKRLWYLHAYQSFLFNQIVARRIDRLDRVFTGDWAMKHENGACFLVEDESVEQPRAEAFAISPTGPLFGSRAPWASGVPGEIERAVVAEQGTTREALSAAAAACGFRGERRPLRVPLEGLTWSLEKDAVTLSFVLPPGSYATSVLREVMKTGSPGAGV; this comes from the coding sequence ATGGTCCCTGAACAGTCCCTCCCCTTTCTCACCGCAACGGTGCCGGGCATCGGAGGGACGATCCGGACGACGCCGGAGGACTTCCGGGTCGAGGAACGTCCGCTCTACTTGCCCTGCGGCCAGGGCGAGCATCTGTATCTGTCCGTCACCAAGCGGGGGTTGGCCACGCCCCAGATGGTGGACTGGTTTTCATCCCGCTTGGGCGTGAAGGCCCGCTGCATCGGCGTGGCCGGTCTCAAGGATGCCCGAGCCGTGACGACCCAGATGGTGTCCGTGCAGGGCGTTACGCCGGAGCGGATCGCCCAACTGCCTTCCGATGAGCATCTCCTCTCGATCACGATCCTGGGGCGCCACCGGAACCGTCTTCGGACCGGACACCATGCAGGCAACGGCTTCCGGCTGGTCATCCGCGGGGTGCGTCCCTGCGCGGCCGAATCCGTGCCGGCGATTCTCGACCAACTGGGCACACGCGGCCTGCCCAACTATTTCGGGCCGCAACGGCAGGGGCGGGACGGACTCAATTACTCGACGGGAGCCGCGCTGCTCGTGGATCCGGCGCGGCGCGCGAAAATGCCCAAACCCAAGCGGCTCTGGTATCTGCATGCCTACCAATCGTTTCTCTTCAACCAGATTGTGGCCCGTCGGATCGACCGCCTCGACCGGGTGTTCACCGGAGACTGGGCCATGAAACATGAGAACGGCGCCTGTTTCCTGGTGGAGGATGAAAGCGTGGAGCAGCCGCGCGCGGAGGCCTTTGCGATCAGCCCGACCGGTCCTCTGTTCGGCTCGCGAGCCCCCTGGGCCTCCGGGGTGCCGGGAGAGATCGAGCGGGCTGTCGTGGCGGAACAGGGGACGACCCGGGAGGCGCTCAGTGCGGCGGCGGCGGCCTGCGGCTTTCGCGGCGAGCGGCGGCCCTTGCGGGTTCCATTGGAAGGCTTGACCTGGTCGCTGGAGAAAGACGCCGTGACGCTGTCCTTTGTCCTGCCTCCCGGCTCCTATGCCACGAGCGTGCTGCGCGAAGTGATGAAAACCGGCAGCCCCGGCGCCGGCGTCTAG